A single genomic interval of Pyrus communis chromosome 7, drPyrComm1.1, whole genome shotgun sequence harbors:
- the LOC137739950 gene encoding polyamine oxidase 2-like, which translates to MASGSKSNPQLRRALCSNGEKRQRSAPSPSVIVIGGGMAGVSAARALHDASIQVVLLESRDRLGGRVCTDYSFGFPIDLGASWLHGVCKENPLAPLIGRLGLPLYRTSGDNSVLYDHDLESYALFDMDGNQVPQDLVTKVGEVFENILKETDVVRQEFSEDMPIARAISIVFERKPELRLEGVAHKVLQWYLCRMEGWFAADADTISLKCWDQEELLPGGHGLMVRGYLPVINTLAKGLDIRLSHRVTKITRRYNGVKVTVEDGRTFVADAVVVAVPLGVLKAKSITFEPKLPDWKEAAIEDLGVGIENKIVLHFENVFWPNVEFLGVVADTSYCCSYFLNLHKATGHSVLVYMPAGQLAKDIEKMSDEEAANFAFTQLKKILPDASTPIQYLVSHWGSDVNTLGSYSYDMVGKPHDLYEKLRVPVDTLFFAGEATSVDFPGSVHGAFATGAMAAEDCRMRVLERYGELDLFEPVMGEEAMSIPLLISRL; encoded by the exons ATGGCGTCTGGAAGCAAGAGTAATCCCCAATTGCGAAGAG CTCTTTGCTCAAATGGTGAGAAGAGGCAGCGATCGGCGCCGTCTCCTTCTGTAATAGTTATAGGCGGCGGCATGGCGGGTGTTTCAGCCGCTCGTGCTCTTCACGATGCTTCAATTCAG GTTGTGCTGTTGGAGTCTCGAGATAGACTTGGCGGTCGAGTTTGCACCGATTACTCATTCGGTTTCCCTATTGATTTGGGTGCATCATG GTTGCACGGAGTATGCAAAGAGAATCCATTGGCACCATTGATTGGGAGACTGGGGTTACCCTTATACCGTACGAGTGGAGATAACTCTGTGTTATATGACCATGACTTGGAAAG CTATGCACTCTTTGATATGGATGGGAATCAAGTTCCTCAAGATTTGGTCACGAAAGTTGGCGAAGTATTTGAGAACATTTTGAAGGAG ACAGACGTGGTAAGACAGGAATTTAGTGAGGACATGCCCATCGCCCGTGCTATCTCAATTGTTTTTGAAAGGAAACCGGAATTAAG GTTGGAAGGAGTAGCGCATAAGGTACTGCAGTGGTATTTGTGCAGAATGGAAGGTTGGTTTGCAGCAGATGCTGATACAATTTCACTTAAATGCTGGGATCAG GAAGAACTGCTCCCTGGTGGTCATGGTCTGATGGTCAGGGGTTACCTCCCTGTTATTAACACCCTTGCCAAAGGTCTCGACATACGCTTGAGCCACAG GGTCACAAAAATAACAAGGCGATATAATGGGGTGAAGGTAACAGTCGAGGATGGGAGAACATTTGTTGCGGAtgctgttgttgttgctgttccTCTTGGTGTGCTTAAAGCAAAGAGCATAACGTTTGAGCCAAAGCTACCCGATTGGAAGGAAGCAGCCATTGAAGACCTCGGAGTGGGAATTGAGAATAAAATCGTATTGCACTTTGAAAATGTGTTTTGGCCAAACGTGGAGTTCTTAGGAGTGGTTGCTGACACATCTTATTGCTGCAGCTACTTTCTAAATCTTCACAAGGCAACTGGTCACTCTGTGCTTGTTTATATGCCTGCAGGGCAGCTGGCTAAAGACATAGAGAAAATGTCTGATGAAGAGGCTGCTAATTTTGCTTTTACGCAACTCAAGAAGATCCTTCCAGATGCTTCTACTCCG ATTCAGTATCTTGTTTCTCACTGGGGCAGCGATGTTAACACGCTCGGGTCCTATAGCTACGACATGGTAGGCAAACCGCATGATCTGTACGAGAAGCTAAGGGTCCCAGTGGATACCCTATTTTTTGCCGGGGAGGCAACAAGTGTGGACTTCCCAGGCTCAGTGCACGGTGCATTCGCTACTGGAGCAATGGCAGCCGAAGACTGCAGGATGCGAGTTCTTGAGCGTTATGGGGAGTTGGATTTGTTCGAGCCAGTCATGGGCGAGGAGGCCATGTCTATACCGCTTCTTATCTCCCGCCTGTAA
- the LOC137740097 gene encoding transcription factor PIF4-like isoform X2 — translation MNSCIPEWNFESDLPLTNQKKSIGPDHELVELLWRNGQVVLNSQTHRKPSFNPNDQSRQVQKHDQQSIRSGGLYGNSSNPIQDDDTVSLIHYPLEDSFDKEFCSHFFSEFPSCDPIELDKPIKQFEGEKVVKFDASDTARLVSNSPRPNGKSSAGVEYAANPMPPPRYQYINSTDQQNQNQGGVGKIVNFSQFATPGRVSAGSSRGQLGGKESGNLAQAEVRECSVMTVGSSYVGSNQVLNDLDVSRASSNCDGTTGLSAGHFYDNVHKIMPQSETGKTDTLDPTLTSSSGGSGSSFGRGGNQSNVVNSNKRKGREAADSECQSEAAELESASAARSKSAHRSGSTRRSRAAEVHNLSERKRRDRINEKMKALQELIPHSNKTDKASMLDEAIEYLKSLQMQLQVMWMGSGMAPMMFPGVQHYISRMGMGMGMGMGMGPPALPSMQNPMHLPRHPLVDQCMNVAPAANQTVMCQPPVLNPIDYHNQMQNPSFQEQYVRLMNFHHMQTMSQPMNMFRFGSQPLQQNKMMAPNGFSSGPFGGGAATNDPLSGKMS, via the exons atGAATTCTTGCATTCCCGAGTGGAACTTTGAGTCTGATCTCCCCTTGACCAACCAGAAGAAATCAATAGG GCCAGACCATGAACTTGTAGAGCTCTTGTGGAGAAATGGGCAAGTAGTTTTGAACAGCCAAACGCATCGAAAACCAAGTTTTAATCCGAATGATCAATCGAGACAAGTTCAGAAACATGATCAGCAATCAATAAGGTCTGGGGGGTTGTATGGGAATTCAAGTAATCCGATTCAAGATGATGACACCGTTTCCCTTATCCACTACCCGCTTGAGGATTCTTTCGACAAAGAGTTTTGTTCCCATTTTTTCTCTGAATTCCCTTCCTGTGATCCAATTGAGCTTGACAAACCAATCAAACAGTTTGAGGGAGAGAAGGTTGTGAAGTTTGATGCTTCTGACACCGCGCGTCTTGTTTCCAACTCACCGCGGCCTAATGGCAAGTCCTCTGCTGGTGTGGAATACGCTGCAAATCCAATGCCTCCTCCAAGATATCAATACATTAATTCAACTGATCAGCAGAACCAAAATCAAGGAGGCGTGGGGAAAATAGTTAATTTTTCGCAATTTGCAACCCCGGGAAGGGTTTCAGCAGGATCTTCTAGAGGACAGTTAGGAGGGAAAGAGTCCGGAAATTTAGCTCAAGCGGAGGTTAGGGAGTGTTCTGTGATGACAGTTGGTTCGAGTTACGTTGGTAGCAACCAAGTTCTAAATGACCTTGATGTGAGCAGGGCTTCAAGCAATTGTGATGGAACTACTGGTTTATCGGCTGGACATTTCTACGACAACGTTCATAAGATAATGCCTCAGAGCGAGACAGGGAAAACTGATACACTTGATCCAACGCTTACTTCGTCTTCTGGCGGTTCTGGTAGTAGTTTTGGCAGAGGAGGAAACCAGTCTAATGTTGTCAATAGCAACAAGAGAAAGGGTAGAGAGGCAGCGGACTCGGAGTGCCAAAGTGAG GCTGCTGAACTTGAATCAGCTTCAGCTGCGAGAAGTAAGTCAGCGCATCGATCAGGATCGACCAGGAGGAGTCGTGCTGCTGAAGTCCATAACCTCTCAGAAAGG AAACGGAGAGATCGGATTAACGAGAAAATGAAAGCATTGCAAGAGCTTATACCTCATTCTAACAAG ACAGATAAAGCATCAATGTTAGATGAGGCAATTGAGTACTTGAAGTCACTTCAGATGCAACTGCAG GTAATGTGGATGGGAAGCGGGATGGCACCAATGATGTTTCCGGGCGTGCAGCACTATATTTCCCgaatgggaatgggaatgggaatgggaatgggaatgggACCGCCGGCCTTGCCTTCTATGCAAAATCCGATGCATTTACCTAGGCACCCGCTCGTTGATCAGTGCATGAATGTGGCTCCAGCAGCAAACCAGACTGTAATGTGCCAACCACCGGTCTTGAATCCCATTGATTACCACAACCAGATGCAAAATCCCTCTTTTCAGGAACAATACGTGCGTCTCATGAACTTCCATCACATGCAGACTATGTCTCAG CCAATGAATATGTTCAGATTTGGCTCCCAACCTCTACAACAGAATAAGATGATGGCACCAAATGGTTTCAGCAGTGGACCTTTCGGTGGAGGAGCTGCAACTAATGACCCTTTAAGTGGAAAAATGA GTTAA
- the LOC137740097 gene encoding transcription factor PIF4-like isoform X1 — MNSCIPEWNFESDLPLTNQKKSIGPDHELVELLWRNGQVVLNSQTHRKPSFNPNDQSRQVQKHDQQSIRSGGLYGNSSNPIQDDDTVSLIHYPLEDSFDKEFCSHFFSEFPSCDPIELDKPIKQFEGEKVVKFDASDTARLVSNSPRPNGKSSAGVEYAANPMPPPRYQYINSTDQQNQNQGGVGKIVNFSQFATPGRVSAGSSRGQLGGKESGNLAQAEVRECSVMTVGSSYVGSNQVLNDLDVSRASSNCDGTTGLSAGHFYDNVHKIMPQSETGKTDTLDPTLTSSSGGSGSSFGRGGNQSNVVNSNKRKGREAADSECQSEAAELESASAARSKSAHRSGSTRRSRAAEVHNLSERKRRDRINEKMKALQELIPHSNKTDKASMLDEAIEYLKSLQMQLQVMWMGSGMAPMMFPGVQHYISRMGMGMGMGMGMGPPALPSMQNPMHLPRHPLVDQCMNVAPAANQTVMCQPPVLNPIDYHNQMQNPSFQEQYVRLMNFHHMQTMSQPMNMFRFGSQPLQQNKMMAPNGFSSGPFGGGAATNDPLSGKMSKSLEST, encoded by the exons atGAATTCTTGCATTCCCGAGTGGAACTTTGAGTCTGATCTCCCCTTGACCAACCAGAAGAAATCAATAGG GCCAGACCATGAACTTGTAGAGCTCTTGTGGAGAAATGGGCAAGTAGTTTTGAACAGCCAAACGCATCGAAAACCAAGTTTTAATCCGAATGATCAATCGAGACAAGTTCAGAAACATGATCAGCAATCAATAAGGTCTGGGGGGTTGTATGGGAATTCAAGTAATCCGATTCAAGATGATGACACCGTTTCCCTTATCCACTACCCGCTTGAGGATTCTTTCGACAAAGAGTTTTGTTCCCATTTTTTCTCTGAATTCCCTTCCTGTGATCCAATTGAGCTTGACAAACCAATCAAACAGTTTGAGGGAGAGAAGGTTGTGAAGTTTGATGCTTCTGACACCGCGCGTCTTGTTTCCAACTCACCGCGGCCTAATGGCAAGTCCTCTGCTGGTGTGGAATACGCTGCAAATCCAATGCCTCCTCCAAGATATCAATACATTAATTCAACTGATCAGCAGAACCAAAATCAAGGAGGCGTGGGGAAAATAGTTAATTTTTCGCAATTTGCAACCCCGGGAAGGGTTTCAGCAGGATCTTCTAGAGGACAGTTAGGAGGGAAAGAGTCCGGAAATTTAGCTCAAGCGGAGGTTAGGGAGTGTTCTGTGATGACAGTTGGTTCGAGTTACGTTGGTAGCAACCAAGTTCTAAATGACCTTGATGTGAGCAGGGCTTCAAGCAATTGTGATGGAACTACTGGTTTATCGGCTGGACATTTCTACGACAACGTTCATAAGATAATGCCTCAGAGCGAGACAGGGAAAACTGATACACTTGATCCAACGCTTACTTCGTCTTCTGGCGGTTCTGGTAGTAGTTTTGGCAGAGGAGGAAACCAGTCTAATGTTGTCAATAGCAACAAGAGAAAGGGTAGAGAGGCAGCGGACTCGGAGTGCCAAAGTGAG GCTGCTGAACTTGAATCAGCTTCAGCTGCGAGAAGTAAGTCAGCGCATCGATCAGGATCGACCAGGAGGAGTCGTGCTGCTGAAGTCCATAACCTCTCAGAAAGG AAACGGAGAGATCGGATTAACGAGAAAATGAAAGCATTGCAAGAGCTTATACCTCATTCTAACAAG ACAGATAAAGCATCAATGTTAGATGAGGCAATTGAGTACTTGAAGTCACTTCAGATGCAACTGCAG GTAATGTGGATGGGAAGCGGGATGGCACCAATGATGTTTCCGGGCGTGCAGCACTATATTTCCCgaatgggaatgggaatgggaatgggaatgggaatgggACCGCCGGCCTTGCCTTCTATGCAAAATCCGATGCATTTACCTAGGCACCCGCTCGTTGATCAGTGCATGAATGTGGCTCCAGCAGCAAACCAGACTGTAATGTGCCAACCACCGGTCTTGAATCCCATTGATTACCACAACCAGATGCAAAATCCCTCTTTTCAGGAACAATACGTGCGTCTCATGAACTTCCATCACATGCAGACTATGTCTCAG CCAATGAATATGTTCAGATTTGGCTCCCAACCTCTACAACAGAATAAGATGATGGCACCAAATGGTTTCAGCAGTGGACCTTTCGGTGGAGGAGCTGCAACTAATGACCCTTTAAGTGGAAAAATGAGTAAGTCACTTGAAAGCACTTAA
- the LOC137739440 gene encoding uncharacterized oxidoreductase At1g06690, chloroplastic, producing MAMHVSSACFSALSERRVPRVRAVASESVTTEDDKVQLGGSDLKVTRLGIGAWSWGDTSYWNNFQWDDRKMKAAKAAFDVSVDGGITFFDTAEVYGSRASFGAVNSETLLGRFIKERKQKDPGVEVVVATKFAALPWRLGRQSVLAALKDSLNRLELSSVELYQLHWPGIWGNKGYLDGLGDAVEQGLVKAVGVSNYSEKRLREAHTKLQKRGIPLASNQVNYSLIYRAPEENGVKSTCDELGITLIAYSPIAQGALTGKYTPENPPSGPRGQIYTPEFLTKLQPLLNRIKEIGEKYSKTNTQVVLNWLIAQDNVVPIPGAKNGEQAAEFAGALGWRLNSEEVTELRALATEIKPVTGFPVEKL from the exons ATGGCTATGCATGTTAGCAGTGCATGTTTTTCTGCTTTGAGTGAGAGGAGAGTTCCTAGGGTTAGAGCTGTTGCTTCTGAGAGTGTGACCACAGAGGATGATAAGGTGCAATTGGGTGGCTCTGATTTGAAGGTGACAAGGCTTGGGATTGGAGCTTGGTCATGGGGTGACACCAGTTATTGGAATAACTTCCAATGGGATG ACAGGAAAATGAAAGCGGCTAAAGCGGCTTTCGATGTCAGTGTTGATGGCGGAATAACCTTCTTTGATACTGCTGAAGTGTACGGCTCCAGG GCTTCTTTTGGTGCTGTAAATTCTGAAACTCTACTAGGAAG ATTTATCAAGGAAAGGAAACAAAAGGATCCAGGAGTAGAAGTTGTTGTTGCGACCAAATTTGCAGCTTTGCCGTGGAGGCTGGGCCGTCAAAGTGTCCTGGCCGCCCTTAAGGATTCCCTCAATCGCCTTGAACTTTCTTCGGTAGAACTGTATCAACTCCATTG GCCTGGAATATGGGGAAATAAAG GGTATCTCGATGGTCTTGGAGATGCTGTTGAGCAGGGCCTTGTGAAGGCCGTCGGTGTTTCCAACTACAGCG AAAAGCGATTGCGTGAGGCACACACGAAACTGCAAAAGAGAGGTATCCCACTAGCATCAAATCAAGTGAATTACAGCCTCATATACAGGGCACCAGAGGAGAACGGAGTTAAGTCTACCTGTGATGAACTTGGGATCACTTTGATTGCCTATTCGCCTATTGCTCAAG GTGCTCTTACAGGAAAGTATACACCTGAAAATCCCCCAAGTGGCCCCCGAGGACAGATTTATACTCCTGAATTTCTTACAAAG CTCCAACCTCTGCTGAACCGGATCAAGGAAATAGGAGAAAAGTACAGTAAAACAAACACACAG GTAGTCCTAAACTGGCTGATAGCCCAGGACAACGTTGTGCCAATCCCGGGAGCCAAAAACGGAGAACAGGCTGCAGAATTTGCAGGTGCCCTTGGATGGAGGCTCAACAGTGAAGAAGTAACCGAATTGCGCGCTTTGGCTACAGAGATAAAACCTGTTACTGGTTTCCCTgttgaaaaattataa